From Pieris rapae chromosome 3, ilPieRapa1.1, whole genome shotgun sequence, a single genomic window includes:
- the LOC110993277 gene encoding phagocyte signaling-impaired protein has product MAVRPQRIQDSVVERRLRPIYDWLDNGNNKKALQEAEKVLKKSPTLQAARALKALALLRLGKATESHAVLDALVEEKPSDDTTLQAMTISYRESQQLHKVCEIYEAAVKVDSSNEELYSHLFMSYVRVGDHKSQQRAAMALYKFLPKNPYYFWAVMSIVLQAKTADDSTKRGILLSLAQKLVENFITDNKMEAEQEARLYIMILELQEKWEDILKFIECPLYAQLVPASTAQACIPYYKKIGEWKKLNLLCKDLLWDNQDRWDFYMPYFDSVFQLMNKPDSDNSVDDSPEKCHEFICSIVENSSGRALRGPYLARLELWKRLAKDGDPTLLLGSGVALCVQYLRVFANKPCAVPDLKPYLSMLPQKEREDHSRDFLTCLGFDENSEPDSIKDIQCHISCLLAWRLTAPMGSAEKNLNVAAMLRQHYLRSLQRGLVTSTATEFCATDSYGILAAHHFFYAAVEQENSTPIIEALNLLELVLHHSPSNFHAKLLLISLYHILGNATAADSIYTKLEVKHIQLVSLGWLHAARLAPALASPRALRLLADTTAFHKHHAKDSVEQVTYAYKFGTFEKVLEVWEWGGRIESCAWCGACARERQLLALLAGPSQAPQHTVKLPMMPTDNRDLNAIVSWSPTDDDRAEYKARSFERDVAYLRLKDGLLSAIVLCIECADNRSVEEKSGQLEQLRACIEAFGSALDRCRLLYGEREKLIVTAPLPSRIIAFVTSPVPYRELYTNTLGMVCELCAGSSNARTFAELARTTLVKSREHLAANAVPTLWQNRDALEFFSNYLEFIGVITYLLGVCNEHLAPAHAKRNKKKASQSPEQIQMIEILSKLNDDVQETIAILEEIFENWPKFDYQSTLEAELEKLTISKYQTPVGQKLKNGLDDVLADVKNILKKKVKYLKSLQ; this is encoded by the exons atgGCTGTGCGCCCGCAACGAATACAGGATAGTGTTGTGGAACGGCGATTGCGCCCAATTTACG ATTGGTTAGAcaatggaaataataaaaaagctttgCAAGAAGCGGAGAAAGTGCTTAAAAAGAGCCCAACATTGCAGGCAGCCCGTGCATTGAAAGCTCTCGCGTTGTTAAGGTTAGGTAAAGCTACAGAATCCCATGCAGTGCTTGACGCTCTTGTAGAGGAAAAGCCAAGCGATGATACGACGTTACAAGCCATGACAATATCGTATCGGGAGTCCCAACAAT TACACAAAGTATGTGAGATCTATGAAGCTGCAGTGAAGGTAGACTCTTCAAATGAGGAGCTTTATTCACACCTATTTATGTCTTATGTTAGAGTTGGAGATCACAAATCACAGCAGCGGGCTGCCATGGccttatataagtttttaccTAAAAACCCTTATTACTTTTGGGCTGTGATGAGTATTGTTTTACAA GCCAAAACCGCTGATGATAGTACAAAAAGAGGTATTCTGCTTTCTTTGGCTCAAAAATTAGTTGAAAACTTTATAACTGATAATAAAATGGAGGCAGAGCAAGAGGCCCGGCTGTACATCATGATACTCGAGCTACAGGAGAAATGGGAGGatatactaaaatttatagaatGCCCTCTTTATGCTCAACTAGTCCCTGCATCAACAGCTCAGGCCTGCAtaccatattataaaaaaattggggAATGGAAAaagcttaatttattatgcaaaGACCTGCTATGGGATAATCAAGATCGATGGGATTTCTACATGCCATATTTTGATTCTGTCTTCCAGTTGATGAATAAACCTGATAGTGATAACTCAGTTGATGATTCACCAGAAAAGTGTCATGAGTTTATTTGTTCTATAGTTGAAAATTCATCTGGTCGTGCATTGAGAGGGCCTTATTTAGCTAGGTTAGAATTATGGAAGCGTCTTGCAAAAGACGGTGACCCTACTTTGCTCCTAGGTAGTGGAGTAGCCTTATGTGTTCAATATTTACGGGTTTTTGCTAATAAACCATGTGCTGTGCCTGAtttaaaaccttatttatCAATGTTACCTCAGAAAGAGAGGGAAGACCATAGCAGAGACTTTTTGACATGCCTTGGATTTGATGAAAACAGTGAACCGGATTCT aTAAAAGATATCCAATGCCACATATCTTGCCTTTTAGCTTGGAGGCTAACTGCTCCTATGGGGTCTGCTGAGAAGAACCTAAATGTGGCTGCAATGCTGAGACAGCACTACCTTCGATCACTCCAACGAGGGTTGGTAACCTCAACTGCCACCGAATTCTGTGCTACTGATAGCTATGGTATATTGGCAGCTCATCACTTTTTCTATGCTG ctGTGGAACAGGAAAATTCAACTCCAATTATTGAAGCCTTGAACCTCCTGGAGCTGGTACTGCATCATTCTCCATCCAATTTCCATGCTAAACTGCTGCTCATATCTCTTTATCATATATTAG gtAATGCAACAGCAGCTGATTCTATATACACCAAGCTGGAAGTGAAGCACATACAATTGGTGTCTTTGGGCTGGCTCCACGCAGCGAGACTAGCGCCTGCCCTGGCGTCGCCTCGCGCTTTACGATTACTGGCTGATACTACTGCGTTTCATAAGCATCACGCTaaagat aGCGTCGAACAAGTAACGTACGCGTATAAATTTGGTACGTTCGAAAAAGTATTAGAAGTATGGGAGTGGGGGGGACGTATCGAGTCGTGCGCTTGGTGCGGCGCGTGCGCAAGAGAACGGCAGTTGCTTGCGTTGCTTGCGGGGCCGTCGCAAGCGCCGCAACACACTGTTAAATTGCCAATGATGCCTAC TGACAACCGCGATTTGAATGCAATTGTCAGCTGGTCGCCCACAGACGATGATCGTGCAGAGTATAAAGCGCGCTCCTTCGAAAGAGACGTCGCGTACTTGCGGCTTAAAGACGGATTGCTTTCCGCAATAG TGTTATGTATAGAATGCGCAGATAATAGGAGTGTAGAAGAGAAGAGTGGTCAGTTGGAACAGCTCCGAGCTTGTATTGAGGCGTTTGGGTCCGCGCTTGACCGTTGCCGGCTTTTGTATGGCGAGCGAGAGAAACTTATTGTGACCGCGCCTTTACCTTCTAGAATTATTG CCTTCGTAACATCACCGGTGCCATATCGGGAGTTATATACAAACACTTTAGGAATGGTTTGCGAGCTCTGTGCCGGTTCGTCAAACGCACGAACGTTTGCCGAACTCGCTCGCACAACGCTCGTGAAATCGCGTGAACATTTGGCAGCGAACGCGGTACCAACCCTATGGCAGAATAGGGACGCGTTGGAGTTTTTCTCAAATTATTTAGAA ttcATAGGCGTAATAACATATCTCTTGGGCGTATGCAACGAACATCTCGCTCCTGCGCATGCCAAGAGAAACAAGAAAAAGGCGAGTCAATCGCCTGAACAAATTCAAATGATTGAAATTCTTAGTAAATTAAACGATGACGTCCAAGAAACTATAGCTATTCTAGAAGAGATCTTCGAAAATTGGCCGAAATTTGACTATCAATCCACTTTAGAAGCCGAATTAGAgaaattaacaatttcaaaatatcaaaCTCCGGTCGGgcagaaattgaaaaatggaCTAGATGACGTTCTCGCGgatgtcaaaaatatattaaagaaaaaagtgaaatatttaaaaagtttgcaaTAG
- the LOC110993339 gene encoding uncharacterized protein LOC110993339, whose protein sequence is MKIIWSGLAVLFILIVEVRGHGRLIEPPSRASAWRFGFDTPHNYNDHELYCGGFTRQWNRNNGKCGVCGDAWDAPKPRAHELGGRFGQGVIVRKYAPRDVIIIKIELTASHNGFFEFRVCEDPRGEQDCLDKHVLLLDGRDDSKYYPREGNKIYEMKYQLPDGLECSHCILQWRYIAGNNWGTCANGTGAVGCGPQEEFRACADIAIGDKFTTTTKRPRPTYVPPSRRPTTPIPEETSGSAWYGVVVAIITLLIALVLLAGVYLYFYGGGLRIKSLLKSKAAPPAPVPPPRHKKLSLSRENPPIISSPKLISESGFETVDLRK, encoded by the exons ATGaaa ATAATATGGTCTGGATTGGCAGTACTTTTCATCCTGATCGTAGAAGTGAGGGGGCATGGTAGACTAATAGAACCTCCTTCACGCGCCTCTGCATGGCGATTCGGCTTCGACACACCACACAATTACAATGACCACGAACTCTATTGCGGCGGTTTCACCAGACAATGGAACAGAAACAACGGTAAATGCGGAGTTTGTGGTGACGCTTGGGATGCGCCTAAACCACGCGCTCACGAACTAGGAGGGCGCTTTGGACAAGGTGTCATTGTCCGCAAATATGCTCCTAGAGACgtcatcattattaaaattgaattaactgCAAGTCATAACGGATTCTTTGAGTTTCGCGTTTGCGAAGACCCTCGAGGTGAACAAGATTGCTTGGACAAACATGTACTTTTACTCGACGGGAGAGATGACTCAAAGTACTACCCCAGAGaaggtaataaaatttacgaaaTGAAGTACCAGTTGCCAGATGGCTTGGAATGTTCACATTGCATTCTGCAATGGAGGTATATTGCTGGTAACAATTGGGGTACATGTGCAAATGGTACAGGAGCAGTTGGGTGTGGTCCTCAAGAAGAATTCAGGGCATGTGCAGATATTGCTATCGGCGATAAATTCACCACAACGACGAAGCGACCAAGGCCCACTTATGTGCCACCCAGCAGACGCCCCACTACGCCAATCCCAGAAGAAACATCTGGAAGTGCTTGGTACGGCGTCGTTGTCGCAATTATCACGCTGCTCATCGCTCTCGTATTGCTGGCGGGAGTCTACTTGTACTTCTATGGAGGTGGTTTGAGAATAAAGAGCTTGTTGAAATCTAAAGCTGCCCCTCCCGCACCTGTTCCACCTCCAAGACACAAAAAGTTGTCGTTATCTAGAGAAAATCCGCCGATTATCTCATCGCCTAAATTAATATCGGAGTCAGGATTTGAAACTGTGGACTTACGGAAGTAA
- the LOC110993216 gene encoding uncharacterized protein LOC110993216 yields MKIKVDLFHTPFLIIYVTEECVSFSEENSYLRLLSSFGDLRIAKKNNTEERKGRHCKSLKFILSALYLQPFMRVCANSKVFRRNINNLFELSGNKSERTFLKLILEPPDKEIIDYAWNERVSYLVWSKIEIENAFAWLSTLGGAYSALGDYFEHCAEEAGRISVRQYRLSQMLGDESLAARSELYSALAFAQKGHLKLSRQIVRKVAAFARSTNDKRLNRMCLGVWAKLKYLRKLSQDNVRAKV; encoded by the exons atgaAGATCAAAGTAGACCTCTTCCACACACCGTTTctcattatttatgttaccgAAGAATGCGTTAGTTTCTCTGAagaaaatagttatttaaggTTATTAAGTTCCTTTGGCGATTTAAGgattgcaaaaaaaaacaatacagaaGAAAGAAAAGGACGACATTGTAAAAGTTTGAAGTTTATCCTAAGCGCGTTATACCTACAACCCTTTATGAGAGTATGTGCAAATTCTAAAGTTTTCaggagaaatataaataatttattcgaaCTGAGTGGTAACAAGAGTGAgagaacttttttaaaattaatactagaACCACCtgataaagaaattatagaTTATGCCTG GAATGAAAGAGTTTCATATTTAGTATGGAGTAAGATTGAAATAGAAAATGCATTTGCATGGCTATCTACTTTAGGAGGTGCATATTCTGCATTAGGTGACTACTTTGAGCACtgt GCTGAAGAAGCAGGCAGAATTTCTGTTAGACAGTATAGATTATCACAAATGCTTGGAGATGAAAGTCTTGCTGCTCGTAGTGAACTATATTCAGCACTGGCGTTTGCACAGAAGGGCCACTTGAAGTTATCAAGACAAATTGTTAGGAAGGTTGCAGCATTTGCTAGATCTACAAATGATAAACGTCTAAATAGGATGTGCCTGGGTGTCTGGGCTAAATTGAAGTATCTACGAAAACTAAGTCAGGATAATGTAAGGGCAaaggtgtaa